One genomic region from Epinephelus fuscoguttatus linkage group LG8, E.fuscoguttatus.final_Chr_v1 encodes:
- the s100w gene encoding S100 calcium binding protein W, whose amino-acid sequence MDARLETAIRNIVDIFMEYADDEGKKNQLSQEELKKLLDSEIKSEEFKEKINSVDIEEAIKLLDKNHDGMVNFREFCRCVSMLAKCYFHAKTGRGGKKGKGKGQDDEAED is encoded by the exons acagccattaGAAACATTGTGGATATATTTATGGAGTATGCTGATGATGAGGGCAAGAAAAACCAGTTAAGTCAAGAAGAGCTGAAGAAGTTGCTGGACTCAGAAATAAAAAGCGAAGAGTTCAAA GAAAAAATCAATTCAGTTGACATCGAGGAGGCCATTAAGTTGCTGGATAAAAACCACGATGGCATGGTCAACTTCCGCGAGTTCTGTCGGTGTGTGTCTATGCTCGCTAAATGCTACTTCCACGCGAAGACAGGCAGGGGTGGCAAGAAAGGCAAGGGCAAAGGGCAAGATGATGAAGCAGAGGACTAA